Part of the Sphaerochaeta associata genome is shown below.
GTACCGCTTTTTTCTGGATGGATTGCTCGGCGGCATCCTTTGAGATAAAGATTTCCTTCCCGTTGGCGGGAGGAAAGTGCTCTGTGGATGTTTCTACAGCAAGTTGAAGCGCATTGAGCAGGCTGCGTGCATCCCCGTTTGCAATCTCCACCAGATGCTCGAGAGCCTGGTCCTCAAACGTCACCCGGTAGTTTCCATAGCCGCGCTCCTTGTCCGCCAGCGCTTGTTTTGCGATGGCAAGCAGGTCCTCATTTTCCAAGCTCTTCAGCTGAAATATCCTGGATCTGCTGACCAAGGCGGCATTCACTTCGAAATACGGATTTTCGGTTGTCGCTCCGATGAGAATGACGGTTCCGTTCTCTACCCATGGCAACAGGGCGTCTTGCTGGCTCTTGTTCCACCGATGCACCTCGTCGATGAAAAGTATGGTACCCCGGTTGTAAAGTTCCAGGCGCTGACGTGCTTCCTCGATTTCATACCGCAGTTCCTTGACACCTGACAATACTGCATTGAGGGTCGAGAAGTGGCGCTTGGTTGTATTGGCGATTACACGGGCAAGTGTTGTTTTTCCTGTTCCGGGAGGGCCGTAGAAAATAACCGAGGAGAGCTGATCGGCCTGAATGGCCCGTCTGAGCAGGCGGCCCTTGCCGATGATGGCATCCTGGCCGATGTACTCGTCCAAGGTTCTCGGGCGCATCCGATAGGCAAGGGGTTGGTTGGCACTTTGATCCTTTTCACTGGCTTCGGTAAAGAGATTCATTGCTGGCCGTCCTGTTGGAAAAGCTCCAGGAAAGAGCCGCTGCCCTTGGGTACCGGGGTGGTCCTCAATCGTTCTTCCTGTGATCCCAACTCATCGAGGTATGTGGTTACGAAGAAGGAGTAGATGTGCTCGAACGGATCGGTTGCAACGGCGGGAAGCCCCTCACGCCCCCAAAGGGCTGTACCTTTCTGCCAAATGCTGTAACGGTCGAGAATAAGGTTCCATGTAATACTGCTGGTCTGCAATGCGTCCTGCAGCATGCTTCTTACTTGCTGGGCAAGTGCGGTGCCTTGCTCGGTGACCAAGGCCGTAGTTGCACTTCGATTCCCTGCTTTCAGAAGAGCCTCGCCATTCTTCCAGACAACCGTTGAGACCGAAGTTTCAACAAGGGAAGGCAGTTGCACCACCACTTGACGGAAGGCACTCAGCACCTGTATTCGCCATACTTGGAGATGGTCATGAAACAAGGGAATTTCCTGCATCTGGAGAAAGTGTGCAGTCTGTGGAGGCAGCAGTATCTCAAGGGCCGTTTCCGCATACAGGTTGACATCGATTGATTGGCTGGCAAGTTTCACCACCTCGGTAAGGGCATACTCAGTATCGGGAGTACGCAATGCTTGGTCTTGCTTGACAGAGGAGCATCCCGTAAAAAGGAGAGCCAATCCAAGCAAAAGGTATACATATGACGTCCGTTTCATGGTTGATACTATACCATCCGACTTCTCTCTTGCATAGCAGAATGGACATCTGTACAATCGCAGCATGCTTAGCCAATATAAAACCATGAACAGGCAGATTCGTGCCATGAGTCTGCCGACTATGTATGGAATGCTGTTCACTGCGCTGTACGACATGGTCGACATGTTTTGGATAGGCATGTTGGACAAGGAAGCGGTTGCCGCAATCACCATCTATTTGACCCTCTTTCTGGCATTGGAAATTCTCAATGAGGTGGTCGGTACGAGCAGCGTCTCCTTGCTCAGCAGAAGCTGGGGCTCGGGTGACATCGATCTGACAAGGACAATCGGAGAGCAGACTTTTGTCTTCAAGGCTTTGCTGGGAAGCCTGGGCGCCATTGTGCTCATTCTGGTCCTTCCTCATTTCTATCGTCTTTACACCGATGATGCAAAAGTGCTCTCCCACGGCCTGCAGTATGGCTATCTGCGTTCGGTGTTCGTTCCGGTATTTTTCTCCTCCTACACCGTCAATACCATCCTCAGAAGCACTGGGGATGCAAAGACTCCCATGAGGCTTCTGTTGGCCTCTGCCGTACTGAACATGGTCCTTGATCCAATTTTCATGTTCAGCACCATCCCTGCAACCTCATTGAAAGGATTGGGATGGGGAATGTTCGGAGCAGCGGTCGCCACCTGCATCTCCTATAGCTTTGCCTTCATTGCAGGATTCTGGTATCTGCAAAGCGGCAAGGCCCCCCTGACCATAAGAGTCAAAGGACTTTTACACCTCGATTGGACCATAGATAAAAAATTGCTTACCATCGGCCTGCCCAGCGGAATCAACATGCTGCTCAGGTCCTTGATTACCATCATCTTTCTCAAGCTCGTCGCCCTGTATGGTACGGTTGCCATTGCCGCCCTGGGAATTGCAAACCGGATATACCAGTTTTGCGGCATGCCCTCCAACGGCCTGAGCATGGGCTCGGGTATCCTGGTCGGTCAACGCCTGGGTGCAAAACAGTTCAAGGAGGCACACGATGTCACCTTGCTGTCCTCTGTCAACGGCCTGATCTTTTCTCTTCCCTTCATTCTGTTGCTCCTCCTCGCTCCAAACCAGTTGCTCAGTCTTTTTCTTGGTGGTTCATCGGTCTCCTCCGAGGCTGCTTCCCTGTTGCGTATCTATGGATTGTGCCTGATCTTCATGTCCATCTCAGGCGGCTTGGGTTCGGCCTTCTTCGGATCGGGCCACACCCGTCCCATTCTCTATACCTCGCTGATCAGCGGCTGGTTGGTCCAACTTCCCTATGCACTACTGGTCGTTCTGGTCCTCAAGTTGCCGCTTCCCTGGCTGTGGGCGGCGTACCTTACGGGAGACTTCCTGGAGTGCCTGCTGCGGTATCGGTATTTCCTATTAGGCGGTTGGAAGCAAGAGCGTTGACGTTTGTTCGATTTATTGCGACATTATATGTGATAGCACAGGAGGCTAGTACTATGTCAGAACGAAACTCTTCAATACTCCAGAATGTGGCGACGCGTGAGCGAACCATCCTAAAAAATGTATACCTTTGGATGACTGCAGGCCTGGGTCTTACCGCCTTGGTTGCCTTCTTTGTGGCCAGCAATCCCTCTCTACTCAGGGCCCTGGTCGGAAACACCATGGGATTTCTTCTAATTGTCGTAGGACAATTCGCCTTGGTATTCTACCTCTCGGCACGGTTGGACAGAATGAGTCAGGCCAGTGCCATCGGAGCATTCCTGGCATATTCCGCCTTGAACGGCATTATGCTCAGTACCATATTCGCCGTCTATGCCGGAGTGGTGATTTACAAGACCTTCTTTACCACCGCCCTTATGTTCGGCGGGATGAGCCTCTATGCAATGACCACAAAGCGCGATCTGAATAAGTTTGGTTCGTATCTTGTCATGGGCCTGTGGGGTCTGATCATTGCATCCCTGATCAATATGTTCTTGGGCTCATCCGGCCTGGATTATCTGATCAGCTTCATCGGCGTCGGTATCTTCCTCGGTCTTACCGCATGGGATACACAAAAGATCATCAGAATGAACGAGCAGTATGGTTCGGGAATCGACGAAGAGACCTTCACAAAGCTCAGCATCATCGGAGCTCTTACGCTCTATCTCGACTTTTTGAACCTTTTCCTTTTCCTTTTACGAATTTTCGGTCGTTCGAACAATCGATGATCCAGGGAAGACTCTCAGAACGGGCTGCAGCGATGCAGCCTTTTCTTATATCCGGTGGTACGTGACCGAGGATGGCAGCGCAAGGCTTCTCTTCAAGGCTTCATAGCTGATTTCCTCCATCTCAAGGAAACAACTTCGTCTTCCCACCTGCTCGAGGCAATGGGCGTCCGAACCTGTAAGAATCGCCAGATTATGGGTATCGGCATGGACGGGGAGATGGATTGCCTCCAGCGCCGAGTATCTCAGATCGGGGAGAAATCCAAGGTTTGCAAGCACACTGTTGGCATATCGGTCGATATGGGCGGGGATTACCAGGGCATCCCTGCTGAGCGCTTCCTCCACTACATCGCTGAATGCAAGGGAGGTGGAACTGACCAAGAGCTTGTCCACCGTCTCAAGTACTTTCCCCTCGATATCCACCACCAGCTGATTACCGAATATGTCCGGCCGGTTTTTTTGGGCGGGCAGCAGGAACTCGATGAACGACCCAAACTCGAGTGCGTCCTCGATCCGGGAAAAGAGGGTAAGTACATGCACGTCCTCAACAGTGGAAACTTCCAGGCCGAATAAGGGAAGTATTTCGCACAATTGGCAAGCCTCACTGAAAGCGGGCAGATTGCGGGCGCTGTTGTGGTCGGTCAAGGCAAGAATCTGTATCCCTTGTTCCATCGCCTCCACTGCCAGCAGGGCAGGGGTAAAATCGTCGTTCGCACAGGGTGAGAGGCAACTGTGATTATGGAGGTCAAGCTTTACCTGCATTGATCCTTCCCAAGGCTGCTGCAATACGGCAGCTTGCCTCGAATTGAGTCACCGCTGTGGTGAAAATAGCGATTCCCTCATCTTTTGCCGCTTGAAGCATATCAGAAGGAATACTGCGGTTGTTGCAAATAACCAACGCACGGATACCGGCAAGCGAGGCTACCGCCACCGTATTCTTATGAGCCTGGATGGTTATCAGGACACTCTCTGCAGGGGCGTTCCCCATCACATCACTGAGCAGGTCGCCGGTATAGGCGTCCTGGATCGTCAGCGAACCATCTCCCATGCAGTGCTCGGTAAATCCTTCCAATTGAGCCAAATCCTGAACAACCATCCTATGTCTCCTCTTGTTTCGGGTGTAATGCAATGCTGCAAACCACGGTGGTTCCGCTTCTATTGCTTTCAATGGTAAATTCATCGGCAACCGACTTGACGTTGGGAAGACCCATGCCGGCACCGAATCCGAGGGAGCGGATCCACTCGCTGGCAGTCGACCATCCCGGTGTCATTGCCGCTTCGACATCGCTGATGCCCGGTCCGCTGTCTTTTGCCGTTATCTGCATCGTTTGCGGGGAGTATTCGGCGATCAATTCGCCTCCGTCGGAGTGCACCACCAGGTTCATCTCCAATTCATAGCTTGCTATCGCCGCCCTGCGTATGATGTGCGGTGCAATCCCTGCACTCTTAAGCCGTTTCTTGATTTCAGTGCTGGCGTAGCCTGCATTCTCAAAGTCATTCTTCATGATCGAGTAGGTGTGAATCTCCCCGCTCATCTCCTCGCTGAGGCTGGTGGTGCGGGTCCGTTTCTCCAGCTCCTCGATCTCCCTGTTGATTTCCACCAGCAACGTGCTGGTGATATCGCGGCTGGTAATCATGCCGACCAGTTCCTTGTGCTTGTTGAGCACCGGGAACCGATGGTAGCTGAAACGGTCGAAGTAGCTGATTGCAAATGAGATCGGCATATCATCTTCGAGGACGATGAGGTTGCGCGTCATATGATCCTGCGCTTTTTCTTCGATATACCCTTTGTCGAGGGCCTGGATGATGTCATCCATGCTCACAATCCCTATCAAGCGCTTGCCGACCACGATGGGAAGCCCGGTAACCTGCTTTTCGCGCATGATGTACTGGATCTGTCTGAGTGTGGTCTCCTTGGTGGCGGTAACCAGGTCTGTGGTCATGACATCCTTCACCTTCAGTCGGTAAATCAGTTCAAGGATGACATTCGGTGAGGTAATGGTATTGATAGGTATCTCTTGCATAGGTTGAGTATACAACAGCTTTGCATGCGTGCAAAGAAAGGTTGGTTCTCAGTTTCATGTTTTCCTACTGCCAAAACACGATTTCTTTGCTATATTGAAGGGGTATGAATACTGTCCCATCCTTGGCACTCGTGTATGAAGACCCCTTTCTTCTGATCGTGGATAAACCTGAGCTGTTGCCTACAGTCCCTCTCAAGGATGATCCATTGGATAAACCAACCCTGTTGGGACTGGTAGCCTCTTCATACCCTGAAGTGCTCTCGGTGGAAGGCAAGAATGCCTGGGAGGGCGGAGTGCTTCACCGCCTTGACACCCCGACGAGCGGCTTGGTGGTCATAGCCAGAACCAAGGAAGCATACACTGCACTGCAGGCGATTGGAAAAGCCGAGCTCTTTGTAAAGGAGTATCGGTGTCGCAGCTCGCAGAGACCCGAAGCACAGCTTCCCGCTTTCCCCCCGTTTCCCTATGAGGATCCGGTCTCTTGTGGTGGTCGGGAGGTGACCATTGGAAGCTTGTTCCGTCACTACGGCGACAACCGTAGACAGGTGAGGCCGGTGCTTGCAGACAGCCCAAAGCATCTGCTTGATAAGTCAACAGGAACCTGGTACATGACCAAGGTGTGGTATACAGGAGAAGAAGAGGGAGCCTCGACGTTCACCTGCCGGCTCACCTCGGGATTTCGTCACCAAGTCAGGGTGCATATGGCATGGAGCGGTCATCCGATAGACGGCGACGCCGTCTATCATGGGAAAGTGCAGCAGCATCTCGCCTTGCGGGCGGTTGCCGTTGAATTCCCTCATCCGATAACATCGCAAACCATGGAAATTCGAATAGATTCTTAAGAGAGGAGTACACATGGCAGATCCAAGAGAACAGAAGTTGGCAGAACTTCTCGTCACATATTCGGTACAGCTTCAGAAAGGCGAATCGTGTCTCATCAACGCTGTCGATATTCCCACCAGCATGACTGAAGCCCTCATCAAGGCTGTCTATGCCGCTGGGGGGTACCCGGTGGTAAACCTATGGAACCAACGCATCGAGCGGGCGATGTGTGAAGATGCAACCGAGCATTCGCTTGCCAAGTGGGCCGATGTCGACACCTACCGCATGAAGCAGATGGATGCCTTCATCGGCATCCGCGGTATCGCAAATGTACGCGAGCTTGCAACCATTGCAGAGAAAACGAACTTGGCAAGCAAGTATTACAATACCCCGGTACACATGAAGACCCGCCTTACCCAGACCAAGTGGGTGGTGCTTCGCTATCCGACCGAGGTCATGGCGATGCAGGCGGGAAAGGGTACGGTGGAGTTTGAAGAGTTCTTCTACAAAGTCTGCACCCAAGTCGACTACAATGCCATGGCCGCTGCGATGGCGGAAGCCAAAACCTTCTTGGACACCGTCGACCGGGTTCACATCAAGGCGAAGAACACCGATCTTACCTTTTCGGTCAAAGGCATGCCATGGGTTCCCTGCGCCGGGAGAATGAATATTCCCGACGGGGAGATCTACTCCTGCCCGGTCAAGGACTCGGTCAACGGAACCATTACCTACAACGCCGAGAGCACCTATCACGGCCATTGTTTCAAGGATGTGAGCTTCACGTTCAAGGATGGTAAAATCATCGAGGCGCATGCCGATGACGATGCGCTGCTCAATGACATTCTTGACATCGATGAAGGTGCGCGCTACATCGGGGAGTTCGCCCTGGGGTGCAACCCTGGTATTCTCGAACCGATGGACAACACGCTGTTTGATGAGAAAATTTTCGGATCGATTCACTTTACCCCCGGCAACGCATATGAGGATTGCGACAACACCAACCGCAGTGCAGTGCACTGGGATCTGGTGCAGATCCAGAGACCTGAATACGGCGGAGGGGAGATGTATTTTGATGATGTTTTGGTCCGAAAGGACGGAATATTCGTCCATCCCAGGCTTACCTGTTTGAATCTTTCTCTCTAGAAGCGATTGACAGATAAGGCCAAGCTCTGGTACAACAAGGCAAACGTCAAGGGCGATGTGGAGCAATCCGCATCGCCCTTTGTTGTTTCAGGCCCGTTGGGCTTCGTACAAAGGTGTGCGGTGATTTTCACTGCACGCCTCTTTTTTTGTTTTTGGAGGGAACGTATGTACGTATCGGTGGACACGCTCTGGGTCTTGTTGGGGACGGTGCTCGTGTTTTTCATGCAAGCAGGTTTTGCCATGGTGGAGACTGGTTTCACCCGGGCGAAGAATGCCGGCAACATCATCATGAAAAACCTCATGGACTTTTGTCTGGGTAGTGCTGCGTTCTGGATCATCGGCTTCGGACTGATGTTCGGGTTGAATGGGGGAGGCAGTGCCCTGCCCTTGGTAGGAGTGCCGGATTTTTTCATCCTTCGCGATTACGGATCGGCCGTGCCCTCCTATGCCTTCATTATGTTTCAGACAGTCTTCTGCGCCACGGCGGCAACCATTGTCAGCGGGGCAATGGCTGAACGAACCAAGTTCGTCTCCTACTGCCTCTACTCAGTTGCCATCAGCGCCTTGATCTATCCGATAAGCGGACATTGGATCTGGGGCGGCGGTTGGCTCTCAACGCTTGGGTTTCATGACTTTGCCGGTTCTACTGCAGTTCATATGGTAGGTGGAGTTGCAGCCTTCTGGGGGGCGAAGATCATCGGACCGAGAATTGGTAAGTACGACAGCAATAAGAAAGCACAGGCGATTCCTGGTCACAGCCTCACCTTGGGAGCCTTGGGTGTGTTCATCCTCTGGTTCTGTTGGTTCGGTTTCAATGGTGGTTCGACGCTCAGTCTCGATAGCAGTGAAAGCCAAGTCAGTGCGGCAATGATTTTCTTCAATACCAATCTGGCCGCAGCCTTTGCAGCCATTGCAACCATGCTCCTGACGTGGTGGAGGTATAAGAAACCCGATGTATCGATGACCCTCAACGGAGCACTCGCCGGCTTGGTTGCAATAACCGCAGGCTGTGATGCAGTCTCTCCTTTCGGCTCTGCCATCATTGGGATCATCAGCGGCATAGTCATTGTATTCGCCGTTGAATTCTTTGAAAAGGTTGCTCACATCGATGATCCGGTCGGTGCCATTTCGGTGCATGGAATCTGCGGGGCGCTCGGAACGCTTCTTGTTGGAGTATTCGCTGTAGATGGAGGTCTGTTCTACGGCGGAGGGTTTGCAATGCTCGGTATTCAGGCACTGGGAGTCGGATCGGTCATGCTGTGGGTATCGGTGACCATGATCGGTTTGTTTCTGCTTCTGAAGAAGACCGTAGGGCTTCGTGTATCTCATGCAGAGGAGATAGCAGGACTCGATCTGAAAGAGCATGGGCTCTGTTCAAGCTATGCCGACTTCATGCCCGCCGTACCATCGGTGCTCGGCACCCTTGTGACGGAGGAACTTGCAATTCCTGTAACAGAGGTTCCTCCTGTACAGAAACCCAGCCGCGAGGCTCCGATGACCAAGGTGGTCATCGTCAGCAGGCAGAGCAAGTTCAATGAGCTCAAGGAAGCCTTGAATGCAATAGGAGTCATGGGTATGACGGTAACCCAGGTCATGGGCTGCGGAATGCAAAAGGGCCAGAAGGAGTATTACCGAGGTGTTGCGGTCTCCCCGACCCTGTTGCCGAAAATGCAGCTTGAGACGGTTGTCAGCAAGGTCCCTGTACGGGCGGTCATCGAGGCTGCCAAGAAGGCACTCTATACCGGTCATATCGGCGATGGCAAGATCTTTGTGTACACGGTGGACAATGTGGTCAAGGTTCGTACCGGCGAAGAGGGCTACGACGCACTGCAGGATGAGATTATTCCAGAATAATGGAATAAGAAGAGTGAACAGCACATCAAGAGGGGGCCGGTCGGCCCCCTTCATACTTGCTATCTCTCCACATCGAACACAATGGTGCGGTTCTTGTACATGATGATCCTGCTCTCAAGGTGGGCCTGCACAGCCTTGGCCAACACCCTGCGCTCGACATCCTTTCCCACGTCCCTCAGCCCGTTGGGACTGAGTTCGTGGTTCACCCGTACCACATCCTGGTCGATGATCGGGCCCTGGTCGAGTTCCTCGCTGGCATAGTGGGCTGTCGCTCCGATCATTTTAACCCCACGTTCATATGCCTGCCGATACGGGTTGGCCCCTTGGAAGGCAGGGAGGAAGCCATGGTGGATGTTGATGATTTTCCCATGCCATTGGCTGGTGAAATCGCTGCTGAGAATCTGCATGTAGCGCGCCAGGACCACCAAGTCGATATCAAAGCGCCTCAGCAATGTCATTACCTTGGCCTCCTGTTCTGCCTTGGTTTCGGCTGTGACCGGCAGGTAATAAAATGGAATGCGGAATTGGTTTGCAATAATTTCCAAGTCAGGGTGATTACTGATGATCAGGGAGATGTCGCACTTCAAGTCGCCTTCATTCTTGCGGGCGATCAAGTCGTAGAGACAGTGGCTGGTTTTGCTTACCATGATGGCCACCCGCGCGTTGTAATCACTGTAGTGGCACTCCCACGTCAGGTTGTACTCCTTGGCGAAGAGACCAAAGTCCTCTTCAAGCTCCTTGCGGGTTGTCTTGAGGTCGAGCATGTCAAGCTCGATGCGCATGAAGTAACGTCCTTCGATGTTGTCGGTGTGCTGCTGGCAGTGGACGATATTGTAGCTCCGCTGGAAAAACCATGTGGAGGTGGCGCTGAGTATGCCTTTTCGATCCTCACACTGGATGAGGAAGATTATCTTCTTCTGGTTGTCTTTCATTCCTGGATCCTCTATTACAGGGCTTTTATTTCAGCTTCCCGGGGGTCTTCTCCCAACACAATCTCTACGCTGCGCTTGGCCTCGGCAAGGGCTTTTTCCAAAGCCTTTGCAAGCCGCATTCCTTCTTCGAAGAGTGCAATGCTCTCTTCGAGGGAGGTGTCGGAGGCGTTGAGCTTTTGGGCGATCTCCTCGATTCTGGAAATATCAGTTTCAAAACTCATCGTTACTCCTTTACAAGCGCCTTTCGGCATCCATCGGTGAATGTCAGCGTCAGCAGAGATCCAGGCACGGCTTGCTCTTTGGATGCAACAAGCCGTCCTTCCTGGTTTTGTACGACCGCATAGCCTCGGGCAAGTATAGCAAGGGGGCTGAGGGCTTGCAACTCTCTGATGGCCAGTTCGGCCCGCCCGCTATAAGATTTCAGCAGTTGGTTCTGGGCTGTGACTATATTATTAGTGGCATTTGCCAGTAAATACTCCTTGGTATTGATGATGTTCTTGATCCTCATCCCCATCGCCTTGGTGTCGAAGCGCTTGAGTTTGCTCTCTGCCAGCGCAAGTCGACTCTCCATGCTTTTCAGCAACTGCGTACGTAGGTTCCCCACTTGGTTGCGAGAATCCAGATAGCCTTGGCTGACCAGCTCTGCAGCAGCAGAAGGGGTGGGGGCACGTAAGTCTGCGACGAAGTCCGAGAGAGCCCAGTCGATCTCGTGCCCGACAGCACTGACGATGGGAATCTGGGATTCGTGGATGGCCTTAATCACACACTCCTCGCTGAAGGGCAGCAGATCTTCAATCGAGCCGCCGCCGCGCCCGACGATCAGAACATCGCAGAGCAGCAGATTATTGGCTTGTTGGATTCGATTTGCAATGGAGGGGGCTGCACTCTCCCCTTGGACGGTGGCAGGAAGGACCAGCACATCGACCGAGGGTGCCCTTCTCTGCAGTATATTCAGAATATCCTGCAAGGCTGCTCCAGTGGGACTGGTCACCACCCCGACCCGAAGGGGACGCTTGGGAATGGGCTTTTTATTTTTTTCGTCGAAATACCCCAATGCAGCATACTGGCGCTTACGCATCTCCAGCATGGCGAGAATCTGCCCGAATCCGGCTTTTTCCATGCTGTCGCACTTCAGCTGATAGGTTCCCCGCGCCCCGTATACATCCAGGCCGCCGGTGACTATCACCTTATCCCCTTCCTGAGGGGCGAAGTCAACCTTCCACGTCGAGCCTTTGAACATGACTGCACTGATGGAGCAGGACGCATCCTTGAGGGTGAAGAACCAGTGGCCGGTGGAGGATGGGCGGAAGTTGGAAATTTCACCGCTGACCTTCAAGCCGTAAAAACCCTGCTCGAGGGTTTGTTTGATCAGGCCGGTAAGCTCGGAGACAGAGAGCTCGGTTTGCAGCAGGTTATCCATTCTCCTGCTCCTTGTCAGGCTTCGGTCGTCCAAGCCTGTGCAATTGGTTGAGGATTCCCAGGAAGGCGAGTATCGCCCACATGGTGAAAAAGAGCCAGAACTGCAGATACCAGAATTGGGAGAGCAGATAGGAAACAATCAAGGAGCCTGCAACGGCGCTTTCCAAGGCCATGTAGGAGTCGAACCGGATGAGGCTGTAGGCGAGGATGATGACCTGCAATACAAGAAACATAACAAAGCTGGTTTGCAGGGGAAGAAAACCTAGGATGAGTAGAAAGATTACCAAACCCATGCTCAACCCGGTAAATGAGGCTACAACCAGCCGAGGGAGTGCCGCCTTCCTTCTGGATAGGTAGAACAGCAGCAAGCCTCCGAAGCAGAAGGAGAGCAGGTTGACCAGAACCCCCATATAATCCTGGGTGGTGAAAATGATATTCCACAGCTCGGAAAGGGGTGAGGCAGAGGAAAGGCCTACCAACAGCGATTGTTGGTGGAAAACGAGCAGTACCAGGGCAAGAAAGACGAGACTGCCTGCAAAAACACTGCGTATGCTTACCAAGAGTCGTTTTGCAACATAGCCATAGAAACAGAGGAAAAAACCCGTCAACAGCCCGATGAACATCACCGCCGCTCCGATTGTACTTCCATCACTTTGCATGTACGTTCCTTATCTTCAAAAAAAAAGAGACAGCACAGTACGCTGTCTCTCAACCTAACTGGTTGGCTTAGCCTTGGATGATAGCTGCTGTGGGGCAGACATCGGCACAAGTGCCGCAATCGATGCATGCATCAGCGTCGATTACATAGATATCGCCTTCAGAGATAGCACCGGTCGGGCATTCGGGCTGGCAGGTACCGCAAGCCACGCAAGCATCAGTGATTTTGTAAGCCATGATATTGACTCCTTACTTCGTTTTCGTTGCTTTTGACTATATACCGCCTTTGCATGCAAGTCAAGGAATTTGAATAATCTGTACTAAAAGTACAGAATAATGAAAATATAAAAACTCACAGTAAAAGTTATATTTGTATCAGAGAGCCATTTTCCCATTACTTCCTACTATATAAGTATCTCATGAATTTCTTTATTGCAATAGGGATTGTACACTACTTGAATCTAACTTTGAAATGTACTGTATTCGCTGTACAATACTCTTAACGGCGAAGACCGGAGGCTGGTACGCCTTCCGAGTAGCCTGGGGTCCTCTCTGGTGGAGGGCCTTATTTGTATTTCAGTATGCATATAGCATGGAGAACGTGATATAGACATCGTTATTGTTCTGGGTGATACTGGTGATGGTCGGCGAAGTGGTTAGGTCTGCGAACCTTTCAAGTACCCGGTCCAATGAGGGGCGCACTCCGAAAGGGGTGCGTTTTTACTTACCGGCATTTCGGCGTTCTTTCGTTGCTTGATCTCAAGTCCTCCGTTCCAATCGGAGCGCAGAATCGCTGAGCGTCCCGATCGGGCAGACAGCACACCAGATTCTGGGTCTGTAGATGCGTGAAAGCACCAACGCCAATAGGGTTGTCGATGCCATCATTCCGTAGAAGCGATAGGAGAGATGGATAAGGAAAAGAGGGGCCTGGACGGTGAGAAGCTGAGGCAGGCTGAAGAGCTCGATGGCGATGAAAAGCCTGATGTACGGCATCGCTTCCATTCTTCCCAGTGCCACTTGGACGGTTGAGCCGGTGATGAAGAGCAGGTTGAGCCCGAAGTACCAGATCATGATGCGCCGGAGTCTGCCGTTGGTGATGAAAGCTGGATTCTTTCTCCAGTTCTTCCTTCTCCCTGCTGCATTGAGCAGACTTGCACGAGGGCAGTAGCTTTGGCACCAAAGCTTCTTCTTCGCCTTGGCAAGCAGGATGAATGGAAGTGCCATGCACAAGAGTGCAAGATTGGCAAAGAGTATGGAAATAATGCCGAGTGCAAAATAAGCCAAGGTGATGAAAAAGAGGTTGGGCAGCAATCCCTTTCTGTTCATGCTTTCTCCATCACCAATGCCTTGGGGAAGCAATAGCGGGTGCATTTTCCACAGTTGATGCATCGCTCTCGGTCTACGGTGGGCGCTTTCTGTCCCTTCTGGCTCAACGC
Proteins encoded:
- a CDS encoding 4Fe-4S binding protein, producing MNRKGLLPNLFFITLAYFALGIISILFANLALLCMALPFILLAKAKKKLWCQSYCPRASLLNAAGRRKNWRKNPAFITNGRLRRIMIWYFGLNLLFITGSTVQVALGRMEAMPYIRLFIAIELFSLPQLLTVQAPLFLIHLSYRFYGMMASTTLLALVLSRIYRPRIWCAVCPIGTLSDSALRLERRT